One genomic region from Melioribacteraceae bacterium encodes:
- a CDS encoding beta-N-acetylglucosaminidase domain-containing protein, whose protein sequence is MKKRILILLLFLSVNSFSQELINSGDKMPEIQPAPVHIKSLGKSVLLSPEINSLKIIARNEAEIKSARYINYLLKNKYGIEFSIENPYESKSFDGWVINISRSENNSFNNNQHYRIIPDISAKEINISSPGQLGLLFGVATFSEFIERENSLLKLNLFEVDDWPEYSRRIFSTVLKPGRVEEIMNYALMNKMETIAIASRVYSWFRIDDEYQKVLDEIKDWRDRFGGPEIMQSHNIYEKKQIEISNPDDINLLKSVIEAGLKIGIEKIMILADDTPPFKYHEGYTLTSENDKKKFSHMAEAHCYLINDLIEWLDSNSYKSEVYYVPAFYTYEDMNYGDMELYKNTPWEKEPYGFLKQDLNFIGSNMNEDVYIIWCGVNVRSRSITVDQINDWSLNLKGRVPFLWDNTIYSHHPFTSAPLFSAYSNELPGDFSKRTAGNGMFVNGNADAEDSKASIITVNDFLWNSSTYDSLRSIQNAMIRLYGKASASLLFEFKETELEFRKKIGERKLWFEADTLWSIIRKIRYIHDKNPFHYHFNYTRMKALRLQLKNSVPEPVTKEKFVDEIHLLDGKRNGILRKMEMIDKKVYEKIIPVMLPVPDYNIIQ, encoded by the coding sequence ATGAAAAAAAGAATTCTAATACTTCTCCTTTTCCTGTCTGTTAATTCATTCTCTCAGGAGTTAATTAACTCCGGTGATAAAATGCCCGAGATACAGCCGGCACCTGTTCATATTAAATCACTCGGGAAATCGGTTCTCCTTTCTCCGGAAATAAATTCACTCAAAATTATTGCACGGAACGAGGCCGAAATTAAATCTGCCCGTTACATTAATTATCTTCTTAAAAATAAATATGGAATCGAATTCAGTATCGAAAATCCTTATGAATCGAAAAGCTTTGACGGATGGGTTATTAACATTTCCCGAAGTGAAAACAATTCTTTTAATAATAATCAGCATTACAGGATAATACCCGATATATCCGCAAAGGAGATTAATATTTCTTCACCCGGTCAGCTAGGTTTGTTATTCGGAGTTGCTACATTCTCTGAATTTATTGAGCGTGAGAACAGTTTACTTAAATTAAATCTCTTTGAAGTTGATGACTGGCCTGAGTATAGCCGAAGAATTTTTTCCACCGTATTGAAACCCGGGCGTGTTGAAGAGATAATGAATTATGCGCTGATGAATAAAATGGAAACCATTGCCATTGCAAGCAGAGTCTATTCCTGGTTCAGGATTGATGATGAATATCAGAAAGTGCTTGACGAGATAAAAGACTGGCGCGACCGTTTCGGCGGGCCGGAAATTATGCAGTCCCATAATATTTATGAGAAAAAACAGATCGAAATTTCGAATCCCGATGATATAAATCTTCTTAAATCCGTGATTGAAGCAGGATTGAAAATTGGTATCGAGAAAATAATGATTCTTGCAGACGATACGCCTCCTTTTAAGTATCATGAAGGTTATACTCTTACAAGTGAAAATGACAAAAAGAAATTCAGCCATATGGCCGAAGCGCATTGTTACCTGATTAATGACTTGATAGAATGGCTTGATTCAAATTCTTATAAATCGGAAGTCTATTACGTGCCGGCATTTTATACATATGAAGACATGAACTACGGTGACATGGAGCTTTATAAAAATACTCCGTGGGAAAAGGAACCGTACGGGTTTTTGAAGCAGGACCTGAATTTTATCGGTTCGAATATGAATGAGGATGTCTATATTATATGGTGCGGTGTCAATGTAAGAAGCCGCAGCATTACAGTTGATCAGATTAATGACTGGTCACTTAATCTTAAAGGCAGGGTACCATTCCTCTGGGATAATACTATTTACAGTCATCACCCGTTTACATCCGCACCTTTATTCTCCGCATACAGCAATGAATTGCCGGGGGACTTCAGCAAGAGAACCGCCGGAAACGGAATGTTTGTGAATGGTAATGCTGACGCCGAGGATTCAAAGGCTTCTATTATCACAGTAAACGATTTCCTTTGGAATTCTTCAACGTATGATTCTCTCCGGTCTATTCAAAATGCAATGATTCGCTTGTACGGAAAAGCTTCTGCATCGCTTCTGTTTGAGTTCAAGGAAACCGAACTTGAGTTCAGAAAAAAAATCGGCGAGAGGAAACTCTGGTTTGAAGCCGATACTCTCTGGTCAATAATAAGAAAGATCAGATATATCCACGACAAGAATCCGTTTCATTATCATTTCAATTATACACGTATGAAAGCATTACGGCTTCAGCTTAAGAACTCAGTCCCGGAACCGGTGACTAAAGAAAAGTTTGTTGACGAAATTCATCTTCTGGATGGAAAAAGAAACGGAATACTTAGAAAAATGGAAATGATCGATAAAAAAGTTTATGAAAAAATTATTCCGGTAATGTTGCCGGTGCCTGATTATAATATCATTCAATAA
- a CDS encoding glycoside hydrolase family 127 protein, with translation MKSYMKGFALIPLVIVLITGTLTAQNQSFEKEAVLKAIIETSNFAAFTLLDEHGKSRCDYNLTEGKWYEYEPPWHTGQVINALVESYKITKNQKYLNEAIRAGNWWTSLLITDHPVLKGMLNAIHGDGNDNIVFATVTDGTPGLFNLYKTTGDKKYAEVATSAGKWMLKHMYVPGHGVFYDAVDPKTGNVLKENSPFWPDKKEQTLYDVSRPNNEGSLFKDMYEFTGNDEFKKVFLDLCESLIQKQDQYGLWMDFTPNNKDAGSFHPRFNLWYAESLIEGFDLTGDRRYLEAAARTLRTYLKAMRKDGTFFYVNFLDGRYNENSVTGSATAFCGILAIRLVNNGYQEFKDSIELSLKWILKNRFSSDHPDPNLRGSVIDSRTRSRQGKIWLTQRDVGTSFGLRFLCDYYNYKFN, from the coding sequence ATGAAAAGTTATATGAAAGGATTTGCTCTAATCCCCCTTGTAATCGTTTTGATAACGGGGACGCTGACAGCTCAAAATCAATCTTTTGAAAAGGAAGCTGTCCTTAAAGCTATTATAGAAACTTCGAACTTTGCCGCTTTTACTCTGCTCGATGAACATGGAAAATCGAGATGCGATTACAATCTTACCGAAGGTAAGTGGTACGAGTATGAGCCTCCGTGGCATACAGGCCAGGTTATTAATGCTCTCGTAGAATCTTATAAAATCACAAAGAATCAGAAATATCTGAATGAGGCAATTCGGGCAGGGAACTGGTGGACAAGTCTCCTAATAACCGATCATCCGGTACTCAAAGGAATGCTTAATGCAATTCACGGCGACGGTAATGACAATATTGTATTCGCAACAGTTACAGACGGTACCCCGGGATTATTCAATCTCTATAAAACTACAGGCGATAAAAAATATGCGGAGGTCGCTACCAGCGCAGGTAAATGGATGCTCAAGCATATGTATGTCCCTGGGCACGGCGTCTTTTACGATGCTGTCGATCCCAAAACAGGAAATGTGCTTAAAGAAAATAGTCCCTTCTGGCCCGATAAAAAAGAACAGACACTTTATGATGTCTCGCGCCCGAATAACGAGGGATCTCTATTCAAAGATATGTATGAGTTCACGGGGAATGATGAATTTAAAAAAGTATTTCTAGACCTGTGCGAAAGTCTGATTCAGAAACAGGATCAGTACGGACTCTGGATGGATTTTACTCCCAACAACAAGGATGCAGGATCATTTCATCCACGCTTCAACTTATGGTATGCCGAATCACTTATTGAAGGATTTGATTTAACAGGCGACCGCAGATACCTTGAAGCGGCTGCCAGAACTTTGAGAACCTATCTTAAAGCTATGAGGAAGGACGGCACTTTCTTCTATGTAAATTTCCTGGATGGAAGATATAATGAGAATTCAGTTACGGGCTCTGCAACCGCGTTCTGCGGAATACTGGCTATCAGACTTGTTAATAACGGTTACCAGGAATTTAAAGACAGTATAGAACTTTCTCTCAAATGGATTCTTAAAAACAGATTCTCTTCCGATCATCCCGACCCGAACCTCCGCGGTTCCGTTATTGATTCAAGAACCAGGAGCCGGCAGGGAAAAATCTGGCTTACACAGAGA
- a CDS encoding beta-N-acetylglucosaminidase domain-containing protein, whose protein sequence is MIPFYICGQNDPARPVPLDERLNSDSVKFVWIENGTADIYPVPVDIKYSDRYHDLFDDNGNPVAVILFSNKGGERAARMLNRLLQKFNYGTLPAVNNKNSIPLNTKIIFSFLNDNRLLKKYGEQSYSIKWNSGKVIEVVLSGADLKGVLYCAASLSQLVVRNYGRVMIREADLTDYPSFKRRMFNSKPVPNHIQYDLDWMIRHKIETISFHNTDYSWDKLDYELAGNLEQFSDWSKQYGGVEGLLLLNLYKGDPIEISNKDHLLKIKNVIGSARSKSVSRVMILADDTPPFKFGEGYVLPSSKDREKFSSMAEAHVYLMNELVGWSKKNNLNIEFYYCPSFYTYEEMHYGDMELYTDTPWEDAAYKPLKRDLKIIGDKMNKNVHIMWTGPYVCTRTLTDQDLKDWTSNLSGRVPFLFDNSIFAQLDYTARTMFTPYQNDFPSDFGNKTGGNGIFINGDGVGESSRAATLTANAYMWEGDSYNPSVSLINAMTKLYGADALNTMFRYKETELELVKEIKQREIWYAADELWKSIRDTRFITEKNPFHYHLNYGRFKALRMQLKYSVPEPEDYESFKRKCIELDKKRRLLIDEIEKLSFNRLSYTLQMEMVKLPDFDNQ, encoded by the coding sequence ATGATTCCATTTTATATCTGCGGACAGAATGATCCTGCCCGTCCAGTACCTCTGGATGAGAGACTAAATTCCGATTCGGTAAAGTTTGTATGGATTGAAAATGGAACCGCAGATATTTATCCGGTACCTGTCGATATCAAATATTCAGATCGTTATCATGATCTGTTTGATGATAACGGCAATCCGGTTGCTGTAATATTATTTTCAAACAAAGGTGGCGAGAGGGCGGCCAGAATGCTTAATCGTCTCCTCCAGAAATTTAACTATGGAACTCTTCCGGCTGTTAATAATAAAAATTCAATTCCTCTAAATACAAAAATTATTTTCTCCTTCCTGAACGATAACCGGTTGCTTAAAAAATATGGAGAGCAGTCGTATTCAATAAAATGGAACTCCGGAAAAGTAATTGAAGTAGTGCTCTCCGGTGCGGATCTTAAAGGAGTTCTCTATTGCGCAGCTTCCTTATCCCAGTTAGTTGTAAGAAATTACGGAAGGGTTATGATCCGTGAAGCGGACCTGACCGACTATCCGTCATTTAAAAGACGTATGTTCAACAGCAAACCGGTTCCTAATCATATTCAATACGATCTCGACTGGATGATCCGCCATAAAATCGAAACAATCTCTTTTCACAATACAGATTACTCATGGGATAAACTCGATTACGAACTTGCCGGAAACCTGGAGCAATTCTCTGACTGGTCCAAACAGTACGGCGGTGTTGAGGGTCTTCTGCTTCTTAATCTTTATAAGGGCGACCCGATTGAAATCTCTAACAAAGATCATCTCCTTAAAATAAAAAATGTAATTGGTTCGGCACGAAGTAAAAGTGTCAGCCGCGTTATGATTCTGGCGGACGATACCCCTCCTTTCAAATTCGGGGAAGGATATGTTCTGCCTTCCAGTAAAGACCGTGAAAAATTCTCTTCAATGGCCGAAGCACATGTTTATCTTATGAATGAACTGGTCGGGTGGAGTAAAAAAAATAATCTTAATATAGAATTCTATTATTGCCCTTCGTTCTATACTTATGAAGAGATGCACTACGGTGATATGGAGCTTTATACGGATACGCCCTGGGAGGACGCAGCTTATAAACCGTTAAAAAGAGATCTGAAAATTATAGGCGACAAGATGAATAAGAATGTTCACATAATGTGGACCGGTCCTTATGTATGTACCCGTACATTAACTGATCAGGATCTTAAAGACTGGACAAGCAATTTAAGCGGACGTGTTCCGTTCCTTTTTGATAATTCTATCTTCGCGCAGCTGGACTATACCGCACGCACAATGTTCACTCCTTATCAGAACGACTTTCCATCAGATTTCGGAAATAAAACCGGCGGTAACGGAATCTTTATTAACGGCGACGGTGTTGGTGAATCGAGCCGTGCAGCTACTCTTACGGCCAACGCTTATATGTGGGAAGGGGACTCTTATAATCCTTCTGTAAGTCTTATTAATGCAATGACAAAATTGTACGGAGCGGATGCTCTTAATACTATGTTTAGATACAAAGAAACTGAGCTGGAACTTGTAAAGGAAATTAAGCAGAGAGAAATTTGGTATGCTGCTGATGAATTGTGGAAATCGATACGGGATACCAGATTTATCACTGAAAAAAATCCTTTTCATTATCACCTCAATTACGGGAGATTTAAAGCTCTCAGGATGCAGCTGAAATATTCGGTTCCTGAACCGGAGGATTATGAGTCGTTTAAAAGAAAATGTATCGAACTTGATAAGAAACGCCGGCTCCTTATTGATGAAATAGAAAAACTCTCTTTTAATAGATTGAGCTATACACTTCAGATGGAAATGGTAAAACTTCCTGATTTTGATAATCAATAG